The following nucleotide sequence is from Thermodesulfobacteriota bacterium.
CGGTCGGGAAGCCCCAGACACCGGGCCGGCAGCCCGGTATGGCGGGCGGGCCGGCCCATGCGCTCAGAGCCTGTGAAACAATCTGCTGCGCGACCGGATTGCTTCGTTGCGCACTCGCTCACTCCTCGCCTATCTACACGATATGTCTCGTCGTTCGCTCACGCGCGCCTCGCACTCCGGTCTGCTCGCGACGATTCTTTCACAGGCTCTCAGTCGAGGCGCAGTTCCTTGAGGCGGGCGGCCTTGCCCCGCAGGTTGCGCAGGTAGTAGAGCTTGGCCCGGCGCACCCGGCTGTGGGCGACGATCTCGATCTTCTCGATCCGCGGGCTGTGGAGGGGGAACACCCGCTCCACCCCCACCCCGAAGCTCACCTTGCGCACCGTGATCGAGGCCCGCGCCCCGCCCCGGTGCTGGCCGATGAGCACCCCCTCGAAGATCTGGGTGCGCACCTTGTCGCCTTCCTTGATCTTGTAGTGGATGCGCAGCTTGTCCCCCGACCGCAGGTAGGGGATGTCCATGCGCATGTTCTCGCGTTCGATCAGGTCCAGGGTGTTCATGGGGTTCTCCTTGCTCCGTAAAAGAACGGGTGTCCCGTCATGTCTCGTCGTCTGGGCGTTCCGGCCCAACGGTTGGGACTTCTCTCGCGCCCCCTCTCCGGGGGGCGCCGCGCCTACTCTCGCCCCAGGAGGCGGTCCACCACGATGGCGGCAGCGCAGCGCACCGAAAGGTGGTTGTACTCCCGGGCTCCCCGCACGGGCTC
It contains:
- the rplS gene encoding 50S ribosomal protein L19, yielding MNTLDLIERENMRMDIPYLRSGDKLRIHYKIKEGDKVRTQIFEGVLIGQHRGGARASITVRKVSFGVGVERVFPLHSPRIEKIEIVAHSRVRRAKLYYLRNLRGKAARLKELRLD